From Etheostoma spectabile isolate EspeVRDwgs_2016 chromosome 19, UIUC_Espe_1.0, whole genome shotgun sequence, the proteins below share one genomic window:
- the LOC116669466 gene encoding myosin-8-like produces MAIYGKAAVFLRKPEKERIEAQSAPFXXXXACYVADTKELYLKAKILKKDGGKVTVEVLTTKEERTFKEVTSHHEHSQY; encoded by the exons ATGGCCATTTATGGCAAAGCTGCTGTTTTCCTTCGTAAGCCAGAAAAGGAGAGAATTGAGGCTCAAAGTGCCCCATTTNNNNNNNNNNGTGCCTGCTACGTGGCCGATACCAAAGAGCTGTACTTGAAGGCAAAAATCCTCAAGAAAGATGGTGGCAAAGTCACCGTCGAAGTCCTAACCACTAAGGAG GAGAGGACATTTAAAGAAGTGACGTCTCACCATGAACACTCCCAATACTGA